Proteins from a genomic interval of Capsicum annuum cultivar UCD-10X-F1 chromosome 4, UCD10Xv1.1, whole genome shotgun sequence:
- the LOC107869554 gene encoding uncharacterized protein LOC107869554, whose translation MKGISINEMFKVFGSHLSNGILKMIVESFLSKLLNHNGKVFYEVTGMIEEAYPNHNKFINKKIEMFDEMSLVCGNDRVRGDCAKSFEDIDFDSFSEKDNDNDLEGPSIEKDVQVTEASQIKASRKRKRSFEVQDVVGDISIKFEEVATTIGRMVDSRLDVAKLYEEVMAMEGYNEEFLGDAFDYLVQSDTLAKAFVVKNQNLRKVWLERFKQQQ comes from the exons ATGAAAGGTATATCAATTAATGAGATGTTCAAGGTATTTGGCTCACATTTATCAAACGGCATATTGAAAATGATTGTGGAATCCTTTTTATCAAAGTTGCTGAACCATAATGGAAAAGTGTTTTATGAAGTTACTGGTATGATAGAAGAG GCATATCCCAATCATAACAAGTTcatcaacaaaaaaattgaaatgtttGACGAAATGTCTCTTGTGTGTGGAAATGATCGGGTTAGGGGAGATTGTGCTAAATCGTTTGAAGATATagattttgatagtttttctgagaaagataatgataatgaccttgaaggaccatcCATCGAAAAGGATGTGCAAGTAACCGAAGCTTCTCAAATCAAGGCAAGTCGCAAAAGAAAACGTTCTTTTGAGGTGCAAGATGTTGTAGGTGATATATCAATAAAGTTTGAAGAAGTGGCAACGACAATCGGTAGAATGGTTGATAGTCGTCTAGATGTGGCGAAGTTgtatgaagaagttatggcaatggAAGGTTATAATGAAGAGTTCCTCGGCGATGCTTTTGATTATTTGGTGCAAAGCGACACTTTAGCTAAGGCATTCGTggtcaaaaatcaaaatcttcgTAAGGTGTGGTTGGAACGATTCAAGCAACAACAATAG
- the LOC107867564 gene encoding uncharacterized protein LOC107867564, which produces MSDYPVLDNLPINKWKVAELREELKRRNLTTKGLKDELVRRLNEAICKEMEVAEFKEHKDDDRDIDPASGVEDTEPEPDPVKLADDVLEHPQDEFDDINGDVARASTKICLVEIDQNKVSDEVATGGTGDASGERKNSEAPVGNTSVINDIKSTDQFVEDKTDMEQEVFDSSQNNDVVDRVSGIKDVGIQDSSTGQDAVDMKDSSSGGVLENNLWRQENDVEVTPVTSKEALENSNIKLENEGLKLSGMDAESDMSNPGTQVYEVNPDLGSQIKSDSFSTINENKNLNDNLNADNVKLVTEVVRQEMELQSSSKDLSDVGGIHPLDDQTPHEMHGLVGETDNDRSSEVKFSMKHANADQVSVAATMVEHGLESNTSYNSEQKDVQFKKARTLGDVIDPGSSSKKIETSAEDKHCIAASIDDRKVLSKISDVVDGENMEKIKLDQSSADDSMEEDVVETKHVDFDHIFKEGNDKAEERLTGMTEEPKVLRNGSSDAMQLDNPSEKVESPQETKDRFPVLSEKRKFQDVVGGGSKEPAKRQRSRNTEILRTAEPQNSSIALSENVEETALIKPVLGRTDSTVSEDAPKERVVPKSSKAATNSLKIENFVRPFTLKAVQELLARTGEVCSFWMDQIKTHCYVTYSSVEEAIETRNAVYNLQWPPKGGRLLVTDFVDPQQVQTRMHGREPPTPATNPSPSVPPASSSVQAPLARLQGRKQQVESEHPLTRPPPPAPPTAPPTKERLAPPVADKNDPPVITLDDLFRKTKAAPRIYYLPLTDEEVAKKLASRGDAKN; this is translated from the exons ATGTCGGATTACCCTGTGCTTGATAATCTTCCCATTAATAAATGGAAGGTAGCAGAATTAAGGGAAGAGCTTAAGAGGAGGAACTTAACAACAAAAGGTCTAAAGGATGAGCTGGTTAGGCGATTAAATGAAGCTATATGCAAAGAAATGGAAGTTGCTGAATTTAAAGAGCATAAGGATGATGATCGTGACATTGATCCTGCCAGTGGTGTTGAAGATACTGAACCAGAGCCTGATCCTGTTAAATTAGCCGATGATGTTCTGGAGCATCCCCAGgatgaatttgatgatattaATGGTGATGTTGCTAGGGCCAGCACCAAGATTTGTCTTGTTGAAATAGACCAGAACAAAGTTTCTGATGAGGTTGCAACTGGAGGTACTGGTGATGCTTCTGGAGAAAGAAAAAATTCAGAGGCTCCTGTTGGTAACACTAGTGTTATAAATGATATTAAGTCTACTGATCAATTTGTTGAAGACAAAACCGATATGGAACAAGAGGTTTTTGATTCTTCTCAGAATAATGATGTTGTCGATAGGGTATCTGGAATTAAGGATGTTGGTATTCAGGACAGTAGCACTGGACAGGATGCTGTGGATATGAAAGACTCATCTTCTGGGGGAGTGCTTGAGAACAATCTTTGGAGACAAGAAAATGATGTGGAGGTAACCCCAGTAACATCCAAGGAAGCCTTGGAAAACAGTAACATTAAGTTGGAGAATGAGGGCCTGAAACTCTCAGGCATGGATGCTGAGTCTGATATGTCCAATCCAGGCACTCAGGTATACGAGGTCAACCCTGATTTAGGGTCTCAAATAAAATCTGACTCATTTTCTAccattaatgaaaataaaaatttaaatgataatttGAATGCTGATAATGTTAAATTAGTAACTGAAGTTGTTAGGCAAGAGATGGAGCTGCAGTCATCCAGCAAAGACCTGTCAGATGTTGGTGGCATTCATCCATTGGATGATCAGACGCCACATGAGATGCATGGTCTTGTTGGAGAAACTGATAATGACAGATCTTCAGAGGTGAAATTTAGCATGAAACATGCCAATGCAGATCAGGTTTCTGTTGCTGCAACCATGGTAGAGCATGGGTTGGAAAGTAACACTTCGTATAACAGTGAGCAAAAAGATGTACAGTTTAAAAAAGCTAGAACTTTAGGTGATGTTATAGATCCTGGTTCGTCATCCAAGAAAATCGAGACATCTGCTGAAGATAAACATTGTATTGCTGCTTCCATTGATGATAGAAAAG TTTTGAGCAAGATATCTGATGTTGTGGATGGTGAGAATATGGAAAAGATAAAATTGGATCAATCTTCAGCTGACGATTCAATGGAGGAGGATGTAGTAGAGACAAAGCATGTGGATTTTGATCATATTTTTAAGGAGGGGAATGATAAGGCTGAAGAGCGTCTTACGGGAATGACGGAAGAGCCCAAAGTTCTACGGAATGGTTCTTCTGATGCAATGCAGCTAGACAATCCTTCTGAGAAGGTTGAGTCTCCTCAAGAAACTAAAGATAGGTTTCCTGTATTGTCAGAGAAGAGAAAGTTTCAAG ATGTAGTAGGAGGAGGGAGTAAAGAGCCTGCGAAAAGGCAGCGCAGTCGTAACACTGAGATTTTGAGGACTGCTGAGCCACAAAATTCAAGTATTGCTTTATCAGAAAACGTAGAGGAGACCGCCCTTATCAAGCCTGTCCTTGGCAGGACTGACTCTACAGTTAGTGAGGATGCACCCAAGGAGCGTGTTG TACCAAAGTCTTCCAAAGCAGCCACTAATTCTCTCAAAATCGAGAACTTCGTGCGGCCCTTTACGCTGAAAGCTGTGCAAGAGCTCCTTGCAAGAACTGGTGAAGTCTGCAGTTTCTGGATGGACCAGATAAAGACCCATTGCTACGTCACG TATTCTTCGGTAGAGGAAGCCATCGAGACCCGAAATGCTGTTTACAACCTCCAATGGCCACCAAAAGGAGGTCGTCTCCTGGTTACAGATTTTGTTGATCCCCAACAGGTGCAAACAAGGATGCATGGACGGGAGCCTCCTACTCCAGCAACAAATCCCAGTCCTTCAGTACCTCCAGCTTCATCCTCAGTTCAAGCACCACTTGCTCGGCTACAGGGTCGCAAACAACAAGTTGAGTCGGAACATCCACTCACGCGCCCGCCACCACCTGCTCCTCCGACCGCCCCACCAACAAAAGAGAGGCTGGCTCCACCTGTTGCTGATAAAAATGATCCCCCTGTTATTACTCTGGATGACCTATTCAGAAAGACTAAAGCCGCTCCCCGTATCTATTATTTGCCGCTGACAGATGAGGAAGTTGCTAAAAAGCTTGCCAGTAGAGGAGATGCTAAGAACTAG